A genome region from Nocardia sp. NBC_00565 includes the following:
- a CDS encoding acyl-CoA dehydrogenase family protein: protein MAWDFSDDTEFRPTLDWIREFVAHELIPLEPLADEVGETEWQQILEPLKQRVRDRGLWGCHLEKALGGQGFGQLRLAQMNLITGRCPFGQEVFGNMAPDSGNAELLAGGATDSQKDRWLWPNLRGEIRSAFAITEPWVAGTDPTQIESTAELDGDEWVLNGRKWMITNASSADFIIFMMVTDPSAPPHRRCSMFVVERGTAGMDIFRDIPSMHSPSVEYGRRGNHAEIILNNVRVPGENLIGEPGGGFVLSQVRLGPGRLHHATRWLGEAERAFDMLCERTVSRTSFGKSYARHQMVQQYVADSRIEIDAAKLLTLRAAWKFDAEGGQAARSDIAMVKVYNAKVVFDVVDRALQVHGSLGYSSDLPLESMFRIARMASMVDGANEVHKVTIARSELQRYHAVDGWPSEHIPTRLHLARQRFGHLLEATA from the coding sequence ATGGCGTGGGACTTCTCTGACGACACCGAATTTCGGCCAACTCTCGACTGGATTCGCGAGTTCGTCGCGCACGAACTCATACCGCTCGAACCATTGGCTGACGAGGTCGGCGAGACCGAGTGGCAGCAGATACTCGAGCCGTTGAAACAACGTGTCCGCGACCGCGGGTTGTGGGGGTGTCATCTGGAGAAGGCACTGGGTGGACAGGGATTCGGCCAGTTGCGCCTGGCTCAGATGAATCTGATCACCGGACGGTGCCCGTTCGGACAGGAAGTGTTCGGAAACATGGCGCCGGACTCGGGCAACGCGGAATTGCTCGCAGGTGGTGCGACCGACAGTCAAAAGGATCGCTGGTTATGGCCGAACCTTCGCGGCGAGATCCGCAGCGCTTTTGCGATCACCGAACCGTGGGTGGCCGGCACCGACCCGACGCAGATCGAATCAACGGCCGAACTCGACGGCGACGAGTGGGTCCTCAACGGGCGCAAGTGGATGATCACCAACGCCTCCAGTGCCGACTTCATCATCTTCATGATGGTGACCGACCCGTCGGCGCCGCCGCATCGCCGCTGCTCGATGTTCGTCGTGGAGCGAGGCACTGCCGGGATGGATATCTTCCGTGACATCCCCTCCATGCACAGCCCGTCCGTCGAATACGGCCGCCGCGGCAACCACGCCGAGATCATTCTGAACAACGTTCGTGTTCCCGGCGAGAACCTCATCGGTGAGCCCGGTGGCGGCTTCGTCTTATCCCAGGTCCGGCTGGGCCCAGGGCGGCTTCACCATGCAACCCGGTGGTTGGGAGAAGCAGAACGAGCCTTCGATATGTTGTGTGAACGCACCGTATCGCGGACTTCGTTCGGCAAATCCTATGCCCGACACCAGATGGTGCAGCAGTATGTCGCCGACTCCCGAATCGAGATCGACGCCGCGAAGCTGTTGACGCTGCGAGCGGCTTGGAAGTTCGACGCCGAGGGCGGCCAGGCAGCCCGCAGTGACATCGCCATGGTGAAGGTCTACAACGCCAAAGTGGTGTTCGATGTCGTCGACCGGGCCCTGCAGGTACACGGATCTCTCGGGTACAGCTCGGATCTACCACTGGAGTCAATGTTCCGCATCGCCCGTATGGCCTCAATGGTCGACGGAGCGAACGAAGTACACAAGGTCACCATCGCCCGATCCGAACTGCAGCGATACCACGCCGTAGACGGCTGGCCGTCCGAACACATCCCTACCCGCCTGCACTTGGCACGCCAGAGATTCGGTCACCTACTAGAGGCCACGGCATGA
- a CDS encoding phosphotransferase family protein, whose product MSTDVTGPDFDVAAFDAWLAEYTGQPGDLLISPMKGGGSCELFKMTRHGRSWVIRRAPVDAVSETAHDVVREYKIYKALQHSDVPVPELLAVSDDPTLVGGPFFIMEFIDGTTIRNALPDSYLHAPQQQHRIGDQLIDALAALHDFEWKDSALLELANPHRFLDRQVDRWLRQLATYRCRDLTGVDDVADWLQRNMPRSHDLTLMHGDYKLDNVVFSNDVPPTILSVLDFEMTTIGDPLIDLAWAMIFWPEEGNTLAFVPPGQPGGMDHNYCQTPLQLVSRYADRTSRDLSNLDWYNAFSAWKLAIVLEASYAKHLSGRSKNPLHEHFGTVVDQLLIRARRYAS is encoded by the coding sequence ATGAGTACGGACGTCACGGGCCCGGACTTCGACGTCGCAGCCTTCGACGCCTGGCTCGCCGAGTACACCGGCCAGCCAGGCGATCTACTGATCAGCCCAATGAAGGGTGGCGGATCGTGTGAGTTGTTCAAGATGACCCGACACGGGCGCAGTTGGGTCATCAGACGTGCCCCTGTCGACGCGGTGTCCGAAACAGCACACGACGTCGTCCGCGAGTACAAGATCTACAAAGCCCTCCAACACAGCGACGTGCCGGTGCCCGAATTGTTGGCAGTCAGCGACGACCCCACCCTCGTCGGCGGTCCCTTCTTCATCATGGAGTTCATCGACGGAACTACCATCCGAAACGCGCTGCCCGACAGCTACCTTCACGCTCCGCAGCAGCAGCACCGGATAGGTGACCAGCTCATCGATGCGCTGGCCGCTCTGCACGATTTCGAGTGGAAGGACAGCGCGCTGCTCGAGCTGGCAAATCCACACAGATTCCTCGATCGTCAGGTGGATCGTTGGCTGCGCCAATTGGCGACCTATCGTTGTCGCGACCTGACCGGCGTCGATGACGTCGCCGACTGGCTGCAACGAAACATGCCCCGAAGCCATGACCTCACGCTGATGCACGGCGACTACAAACTGGACAACGTGGTGTTCAGCAACGATGTCCCGCCAACCATCCTGAGCGTGCTGGACTTCGAGATGACCACCATCGGAGATCCCCTCATCGATCTTGCCTGGGCCATGATCTTCTGGCCCGAAGAGGGCAACACACTGGCGTTCGTGCCCCCAGGCCAACCCGGCGGCATGGACCACAACTACTGCCAAACCCCGCTGCAACTGGTTTCACGATACGCGGACAGGACCTCGCGCGACCTGTCGAACCTCGACTGGTACAACGCGTTCAGCGCGTGGAAGCTCGCGATCGTCCTCGAAGCGTCTTACGCCAAGCACCTGAGCGGACGGTCGAAGAACCCCTTGCACGAGCACTTCGGGACCGTCGTCGATCAACTCCTGATCAGAGCCCGCAGATACGCGTCATAG
- a CDS encoding CaiB/BaiF CoA transferase family protein, with protein sequence MNGPLAGVRVIEFAGVGPAPHAAMILADLGADVVRIQRSDMLPLAGHAADGVLRGRPVVEADLKDPDDKAAVMRLVERADVLIEGFRPGVMERLGFGPDTLEPINPQLIYARMTGWGQSGPRAPRAGHDINYLSVTGFLHAIGRRDDRPVPPLNLVGDFGGGSMFLVVGVLAAIIERRTSGRGQVVDAAIVDGVSVLGQMIWAFRGLGLWSDERGTNALDTGAPYYDTYETADGKYIAVGAIEPQFYAELLAGLQLSDVDLPDRDDVSQWSSLKATFTEVFRTRTRDAWAAVFEGTDACATPVLTFAEAATDPHMTARGTLVALDNVVQAAVAPRFSRTTPGTPDTPVHTASNPSDLWTT encoded by the coding sequence ATGAATGGTCCTCTCGCTGGGGTGCGGGTTATCGAATTCGCGGGCGTGGGTCCCGCCCCACACGCAGCCATGATCCTTGCGGATCTGGGTGCCGATGTCGTGCGAATCCAACGGTCCGACATGTTGCCTCTCGCGGGGCACGCCGCCGACGGGGTGCTGCGCGGACGCCCCGTCGTGGAGGCCGACCTGAAAGATCCCGACGACAAAGCGGCTGTCATGCGACTCGTCGAACGTGCCGATGTGCTGATCGAAGGCTTTCGTCCCGGTGTGATGGAACGTTTAGGGTTCGGCCCCGACACGCTCGAGCCGATCAACCCTCAGTTGATCTACGCACGGATGACGGGATGGGGGCAGAGCGGGCCGAGGGCGCCACGAGCCGGACACGATATCAACTACTTATCCGTGACCGGCTTCCTACATGCGATCGGGCGGCGGGACGACCGGCCTGTCCCCCCGCTCAATCTGGTCGGCGACTTCGGTGGCGGATCGATGTTCCTCGTTGTCGGGGTCCTCGCCGCGATCATCGAACGCCGGACATCGGGTCGAGGTCAAGTTGTCGATGCCGCCATCGTGGATGGTGTTTCTGTTCTGGGACAGATGATCTGGGCGTTTCGGGGGCTCGGACTGTGGAGCGACGAGCGCGGCACCAATGCGCTCGACACGGGTGCGCCGTATTACGACACCTATGAGACCGCGGATGGCAAGTACATCGCCGTGGGCGCTATCGAGCCGCAGTTCTACGCGGAGTTGCTCGCTGGTCTGCAATTGTCCGATGTCGACCTGCCCGATCGCGACGACGTCTCGCAGTGGAGTTCACTGAAAGCGACGTTCACAGAGGTGTTCAGGACCCGCACCCGCGATGCCTGGGCGGCCGTGTTCGAAGGCACAGACGCGTGCGCGACGCCAGTGTTGACGTTTGCCGAGGCCGCAACGGATCCACACATGACCGCTCGAGGCACCCTGGTCGCTCTCGACAATGTCGTGCAAGCCGCAGTGGCACCCCGCTTCTCACGCACAACGCCCGGCACACCTGACACACCGGTTCACACGGCCAGTAACCCCAGCGACCTATGGACGACCTGA
- a CDS encoding nitroreductase family protein, translating to MDLYDVMRTTFAVREFTDDPLPDPVLYRILDNARFAPSGGNRQGAHIITVRDTALRQRLAELTVPGARRYLAQASAGESPWNPIEPSAVPAETIAETAVPDQFTEPLLRAPVVLVITLDLTRVAAMDQHLDRVGVVSGASVYPLVWNILSASRNEGYGGTLTTMAVPEEAAIRDLLCIPENHAVAAILPLGKPIRQLSKLRRRPVEEFTTMDRFDGPPFHPQ from the coding sequence ATGGACCTCTACGACGTGATGCGGACCACCTTCGCGGTGCGTGAATTCACCGACGACCCGCTTCCCGATCCGGTTCTCTACCGCATCCTCGACAACGCCCGATTCGCGCCCAGTGGCGGCAACAGACAAGGGGCGCACATCATCACAGTGCGAGATACCGCACTGCGCCAACGACTCGCAGAGCTCACCGTTCCGGGCGCACGACGATACCTCGCCCAGGCAAGCGCGGGCGAAAGCCCATGGAACCCCATCGAACCGAGCGCCGTGCCCGCTGAGACGATCGCGGAGACCGCGGTACCCGACCAATTCACCGAGCCACTACTGCGGGCACCGGTCGTACTCGTCATCACCCTCGACCTGACCCGCGTGGCCGCCATGGACCAGCATCTGGACCGAGTCGGCGTGGTCAGTGGAGCCTCGGTCTACCCGCTGGTGTGGAATATCTTGTCGGCCAGCCGAAATGAAGGCTACGGCGGCACCCTCACCACCATGGCCGTCCCCGAAGAGGCAGCGATCCGCGATCTGCTGTGCATCCCCGAAAACCACGCGGTCGCCGCAATCCTCCCCCTAGGTAAACCCATACGGCAGCTGAGCAAACTCCGCCGCCGACCCGTCGAGGAATTCACTACCATGGACCGGTTCGACGGCCCACCATTTCACCCCCAGTGA
- a CDS encoding ESX secretion-associated protein EspG codes for MTVLGSGTGPSALDAVVLSLDEMQFLREELDIADLPVVLNAYARFDSVDRHQMALAAAVESLSQRGLIFDGAVQPDLEDRLQVLNRPHWIIAMRLIVDGYVSRFCLAKGDDLTVVALRGQDSYVIDQAGFDLPGTVLAALGTAEPLRLNGMNAPTDQLAVIFEDIGDAAATAERLAKACTPAQDAETLASAVVEIHSHAQITSVVYGDGTRDIGDNHIAVFNTRHGRFIATASVSDDGTKWTSLSSGTPARLRTALQDLINSLPEREEFPRNPKLS; via the coding sequence GTGACGGTTCTCGGCTCCGGCACCGGCCCGTCCGCACTCGACGCGGTCGTGCTGTCACTCGACGAGATGCAGTTCCTCCGAGAGGAGTTGGATATCGCCGATCTTCCGGTTGTGCTGAACGCGTATGCGCGCTTCGACAGCGTGGACCGTCACCAAATGGCACTCGCCGCCGCGGTCGAGTCCCTCAGCCAGCGGGGCCTGATTTTCGACGGGGCGGTGCAGCCTGATCTGGAGGACCGGCTGCAGGTGCTGAACCGTCCGCATTGGATCATCGCGATGCGTTTGATCGTCGACGGCTACGTGAGCCGTTTCTGTCTGGCGAAGGGCGACGACCTCACCGTCGTCGCCCTTCGCGGGCAGGATTCCTACGTGATCGACCAAGCGGGCTTCGATCTGCCCGGGACGGTACTGGCGGCACTCGGTACCGCCGAGCCGCTCAGACTCAACGGGATGAACGCCCCGACCGATCAACTCGCGGTGATCTTCGAGGACATCGGTGACGCGGCGGCCACCGCCGAACGACTCGCGAAGGCATGCACACCGGCGCAAGACGCAGAGACCCTGGCCTCCGCAGTGGTCGAGATCCATTCGCACGCCCAGATCACCAGCGTGGTGTACGGCGACGGCACCCGCGATATCGGCGACAACCACATCGCCGTATTCAACACCCGCCACGGGCGCTTCATCGCCACCGCAAGCGTGTCCGACGATGGCACCAAGTGGACATCGCTGAGCAGTGGCACCCCGGCACGGCTGCGAACGGCGTTGCAGGACTTGATCAATTCGCTACCCGAACGCGAGGAGTTTCCGCGGAATCCAAAGTTGTCCTGA
- a CDS encoding PPE family protein has product MVAGVTGVLWITRPSEVNSATLHAGAHAIPISAAGTAWGGLTAAWIDATTTVARVMAELGVGMQGLNGIAALGKLTGFLGWSEQQGVQSAAMAGKAAANVIAYTVAALAMPSPPEIAAVNAALAASTNPAGAVSGAFEAAEIARNAMDIRAALVMETYEAATSAMLAVPADFLMPPPIAAGAGQANPGGAADAATQVPLDPIQGAIAAVQAFVSNPGVANAATQAAQAVASVATTGATTVGNVAGSAITAATSSTPMATTSMVPMAMGGALATASGATRAVSFASSSAGGANSTLKLPAGWGVGNVIGGSGSATAVPETAVSVEAAPTRTANSSGNPLLGNQARGTEDDESEHNSHDYLRAEHFNDGRLVADGVIGADGRRDV; this is encoded by the coding sequence ATGGTTGCAGGAGTCACCGGGGTGCTCTGGATCACGCGCCCGTCAGAGGTCAATTCGGCCACGCTGCACGCTGGCGCGCACGCGATTCCGATCTCGGCCGCAGGCACCGCATGGGGCGGGCTCACCGCCGCCTGGATCGACGCCACCACCACCGTCGCCCGCGTAATGGCCGAACTGGGAGTCGGCATGCAAGGCCTCAACGGCATTGCCGCACTGGGCAAACTCACCGGATTCCTCGGTTGGTCCGAACAGCAAGGCGTGCAGTCGGCGGCGATGGCCGGTAAGGCAGCCGCGAACGTCATCGCTTACACCGTCGCCGCGCTGGCGATGCCGAGCCCGCCCGAGATCGCGGCCGTTAACGCCGCACTGGCCGCCTCGACGAACCCGGCCGGTGCGGTGAGCGGTGCCTTCGAGGCAGCCGAAATCGCCAGGAACGCCATGGATATCCGCGCGGCGCTGGTGATGGAGACCTACGAGGCCGCGACCTCGGCGATGCTCGCGGTGCCCGCCGATTTCCTGATGCCGCCGCCGATCGCCGCGGGCGCCGGCCAGGCCAATCCCGGCGGTGCCGCCGATGCCGCGACCCAGGTCCCGCTCGACCCGATCCAAGGGGCGATCGCCGCCGTTCAGGCGTTCGTTTCCAACCCTGGCGTGGCAAACGCGGCCACACAGGCTGCGCAGGCTGTCGCGTCGGTGGCCACCACCGGTGCGACGACTGTCGGCAACGTGGCGGGCAGCGCTATCACGGCGGCCACAAGCAGCACGCCGATGGCAACCACCAGCATGGTCCCGATGGCCATGGGCGGCGCATTGGCCACCGCGAGTGGCGCGACCCGCGCGGTGTCGTTTGCCAGTTCGTCGGCCGGCGGTGCCAACAGCACACTCAAGCTCCCGGCGGGCTGGGGTGTGGGCAACGTGATCGGCGGCAGCGGCTCCGCGACGGCTGTACCCGAGACGGCTGTCTCGGTCGAAGCCGCACCGACACGCACCGCGAACAGCAGCGGCAACCCGCTGCTGGGGAATCAGGCACGCGGCACCGAGGACGACGAGTCCGAGCACAACAGCCACGACTATCTGCGGGCCGAGCATTTCAACGACGGTCGGCTCGTGGCCGACGGAGTCATCGGTGCCGACGGGCGCCGGGACGTCTAG
- a CDS encoding AMP-binding protein produces the protein MKTVGANVSESPSHGQSKGLTAEVVHETVRRLTGPGEMFEVTERDMGGGVRQHVFTNAAPTVLDILQSGRGHAAADFLVFGDHRWTFEQFFADVDSLAATLQHDMGVQPGDRIAIAMRNCSDWVITFAAAVHVGAVAVLINSWGSAEELQFTLRDSDATIFAADLPRTTLGADTLSECNIPVLFSDVDGDDTGLTDHLDLRPIRDAVAAGRGRDYLPPSHGPQDMALLLYTSGSTGHPKGVVYRHVAVGQALMHMMLVGFLGIELGGSVELRGGATVDAHLVTVPLFHATGLFGGFLLPCAVGHKIALLRKWDARTAMRVIETEKITMLSTVPAILKDLLTHSELGDHDMSSLSRVAAAGAATPADLPDLLSDKLGIANRSSGYGMTETTSVCATMNGPVFDLQPTAAGIVSPIVELRVVDADEKALPSGNEGEVQVRGVTVTPGYWHRDDLTHEAFTYDGWLRTGDLGRHDDDGFLHITGRIKEIVIRGGENISPIEIENVAYRHPSVKEVAVFGVPDDAMGEELAMVCHPQPGSALTEDELRHHLRSVLPAFKVPKYVTLTDMALPRNVSEKIHRLAIRRSFPMVQLASDSPTPRGERKPMKVRRVVTGHDDQGKAIFVDDQLVEPTTVALSKTSYHELWRADAAPSFPGPGANGLKTTFFPSLGGYRFFLLTIPPGENYADLEGIDIEAGLRDLQEKMPGMLETNDFDHPGMHTTDTVDMEIVLSGEIVLELDDGAETTLHAGDVNIQNGTRHRWHNRSNEPVVMAVAMVGASRAEP, from the coding sequence ATGAAGACTGTCGGTGCGAACGTGTCGGAATCGCCTAGCCACGGCCAGTCGAAGGGGCTTACTGCCGAGGTCGTGCACGAGACGGTCCGACGCCTCACTGGTCCCGGCGAGATGTTCGAAGTCACGGAGCGTGATATGGGTGGCGGCGTGCGCCAGCACGTATTCACCAATGCGGCGCCGACCGTGCTCGACATTCTCCAGTCCGGTCGCGGTCACGCCGCCGCGGACTTTCTGGTTTTCGGCGACCACCGGTGGACGTTCGAACAGTTCTTCGCCGACGTCGACTCACTGGCCGCCACACTGCAGCACGACATGGGTGTGCAGCCGGGGGATCGGATCGCCATCGCGATGCGTAACTGTTCGGACTGGGTCATCACCTTCGCCGCCGCGGTTCACGTTGGAGCCGTGGCGGTGCTGATCAACAGCTGGGGTTCGGCCGAAGAGTTGCAGTTCACCTTGCGCGACTCTGATGCGACGATATTCGCGGCCGACTTGCCCCGCACCACACTGGGCGCGGACACACTCTCGGAATGCAATATTCCGGTGTTGTTCAGCGACGTCGACGGCGACGACACGGGACTCACCGACCATCTCGACCTGCGGCCCATCCGCGACGCTGTGGCGGCCGGTCGAGGCCGCGATTACCTTCCGCCATCACACGGCCCGCAGGACATGGCCTTGTTGCTCTACACCTCCGGCAGCACAGGGCATCCCAAAGGGGTCGTATATCGGCACGTCGCCGTCGGTCAGGCGTTGATGCACATGATGTTGGTCGGCTTCCTGGGTATTGAACTCGGCGGTTCCGTCGAGCTGCGCGGGGGAGCGACTGTCGATGCACACCTGGTCACGGTGCCGCTGTTCCATGCGACCGGGCTCTTCGGCGGATTCCTGCTGCCCTGCGCGGTGGGCCACAAGATCGCACTATTGCGCAAATGGGATGCCCGAACAGCGATGCGAGTGATCGAAACCGAGAAGATCACGATGCTGTCGACCGTCCCTGCCATCCTCAAGGACCTACTGACCCACTCCGAGCTCGGCGACCATGACATGTCCTCACTCTCGAGGGTCGCAGCTGCTGGGGCGGCGACTCCCGCCGATCTTCCGGATCTGCTCAGCGATAAACTCGGTATCGCGAACCGGTCATCGGGCTATGGGATGACCGAAACTACGTCGGTGTGCGCGACGATGAACGGGCCGGTGTTCGATCTGCAGCCGACGGCTGCCGGTATCGTCTCGCCGATCGTTGAGCTGCGCGTCGTCGACGCGGACGAGAAGGCGCTTCCTTCCGGTAACGAGGGTGAGGTCCAAGTGCGTGGCGTCACAGTGACGCCGGGCTATTGGCATCGTGACGACCTCACACACGAGGCGTTCACCTACGACGGCTGGCTTCGCACCGGTGATCTGGGCCGTCACGACGATGACGGATTCCTGCACATCACCGGGCGGATCAAAGAAATCGTCATCCGTGGCGGGGAGAATATCTCCCCGATCGAGATCGAGAACGTCGCCTACCGGCATCCATCCGTCAAGGAGGTCGCCGTGTTCGGTGTACCCGACGACGCCATGGGCGAGGAGCTGGCTATGGTGTGCCACCCGCAACCGGGCTCGGCACTCACCGAGGACGAACTGCGCCATCACCTGCGAAGCGTGCTCCCGGCGTTCAAGGTACCCAAATATGTGACCTTGACCGACATGGCCTTACCTCGCAACGTCAGCGAGAAGATCCACCGGCTAGCCATTCGCCGTAGCTTCCCGATGGTCCAACTGGCATCAGACAGTCCGACGCCGAGGGGGGAAAGGAAACCCATGAAAGTACGCCGCGTCGTGACCGGTCACGACGATCAGGGCAAGGCGATTTTCGTTGATGATCAACTGGTCGAACCTACGACAGTCGCATTGTCCAAAACCAGCTACCACGAACTGTGGCGTGCGGACGCGGCGCCCAGTTTTCCTGGTCCCGGCGCGAACGGCCTCAAAACGACGTTCTTCCCGTCGCTCGGCGGATACCGATTCTTTCTCCTGACCATCCCGCCCGGCGAAAACTACGCAGACCTCGAAGGTATCGATATCGAAGCCGGTCTGCGCGACCTTCAGGAGAAGATGCCCGGGATGCTGGAAACCAACGATTTCGACCATCCCGGCATGCATACCACCGACACCGTCGATATGGAGATCGTGTTGTCGGGGGAAATCGTCCTCGAACTCGACGACGGAGCCGAAACGACGCTGCACGCCGGCGACGTGAATATCCAGAACGGTACGCGGCACCGCTGGCACAACCGCAGCAACGAACCTGTGGTTATGGCTGTCGCGATGGTCGGCGCGTCGCGCGCTGAACCGTGA
- a CDS encoding PE family protein — protein MVGHILISPEAILLAAAELDLVAERLAGVAAITAPATHVLPSGVEEVSLLSASHFNQGAMTHDHSIAQGILELHHAAATLRMQLAEHLAGDVVRATGINAIQV, from the coding sequence ATGGTTGGCCACATACTGATCTCACCCGAAGCTATTCTGCTCGCCGCAGCCGAGCTGGATCTGGTCGCCGAGCGGTTGGCCGGAGTCGCCGCGATCACCGCACCGGCCACGCACGTGCTGCCCTCGGGTGTCGAAGAGGTCTCACTGCTGTCCGCCAGCCACTTCAACCAAGGCGCGATGACCCACGACCACTCCATCGCCCAGGGCATCCTCGAACTCCATCATGCCGCTGCGACGCTGCGGATGCAGCTGGCCGAGCACTTGGCCGGGGACGTAGTGCGAGCCACCGGTATCAACGCCATCCAGGTCTAA
- a CDS encoding TetR/AcrR family transcriptional regulator: protein MAKPLIPVEVIYSHALELLDAEGEQALNVRRVAADLKCSTRTLYQQVGNREQLIRALVARHFSQLKLEFHDCGAWESTARQWCLALHAALLAHPYLTELMTFDDRSAVASYVKDLLTSLMESGIARGLATECCRSLANTTINHAITEVQALRQPPQSRENSSGTPAGEESFRRTIQWIIAGVRQEALTAASSDPPASRDFGADAHHGDGLHL, encoded by the coding sequence GTGGCCAAGCCGCTGATTCCAGTCGAGGTGATCTACTCGCACGCCTTGGAGCTGCTCGACGCCGAGGGGGAACAGGCCCTCAACGTGCGCCGAGTCGCCGCAGACCTGAAGTGCTCCACACGGACGCTCTACCAGCAGGTAGGCAACCGAGAGCAGCTGATCCGCGCACTGGTCGCTCGTCACTTTTCCCAACTGAAGCTGGAATTCCACGACTGCGGCGCGTGGGAATCGACGGCCCGGCAGTGGTGTCTCGCCCTGCATGCGGCACTGCTGGCGCATCCATATTTGACCGAGTTGATGACCTTTGACGACCGCAGTGCCGTCGCTTCCTACGTCAAGGACCTGTTGACGTCGCTCATGGAATCGGGCATCGCCCGCGGGCTCGCTACGGAATGTTGCCGTTCACTGGCAAACACCACGATCAACCACGCCATCACCGAGGTGCAGGCGCTGCGGCAGCCGCCACAATCCCGCGAAAACAGCTCGGGCACGCCAGCAGGCGAGGAATCCTTCCGACGCACGATTCAGTGGATCATCGCAGGCGTCCGCCAAGAGGCACTGACAGCGGCGAGCAGCGACCCACCCGCTAGCCGCGATTTCGGCGCAGATGCGCACCACGGAGATGGCTTGCACCTTTAG
- a CDS encoding PucR family transcriptional regulator, with protein sequence MSTEPMMNLRRDSPGRDITISGHPASEPLRDVRDLSRKMVSHFVDHVAPCGTLPGDALGGEVTTITRVCLQLAASMLDGEDLLEESERVQRAAAEWAREGIPIEAIHHAVHEGLKMAFDLIVMGATTDDYASMLDVGRRFLDIVDRITPTVAQAYMRELRSVASEHHMAVHTLASALLGGQGISSAAREYGIPIAASYFVLAVAIPQHRDELITKLDAKVVGRRKLRRIQAELALRCDDQALALLSADGGTVLIPVEQSTGDRVEELVAHLSRAGQVSIRAAMVRSATDAIPEATHRAHELLDMVHRLDLIGGVYRFNDLVVEYQLTRPGPARDRLEAILAPLDEHPELFETLRVHISNNLSRQRTARQLCIHVNTLDYRCKRIGQLTGFNPTQSRGQWYLRSALVARTYRTVGQPV encoded by the coding sequence ATGTCGACCGAACCGATGATGAATCTTCGCCGAGACTCACCCGGGCGCGACATCACGATCTCCGGGCATCCAGCGTCGGAACCGCTACGCGACGTCCGGGACCTCTCGCGGAAAATGGTGAGTCACTTCGTCGACCATGTGGCCCCCTGCGGAACCCTGCCCGGTGATGCCCTCGGCGGCGAAGTCACCACGATTACCAGGGTTTGCCTGCAGTTGGCAGCAAGCATGCTCGACGGTGAAGATCTACTGGAAGAGTCCGAGCGGGTGCAACGGGCCGCCGCCGAGTGGGCCCGTGAGGGTATCCCGATCGAGGCCATTCACCATGCGGTCCACGAAGGGCTGAAGATGGCGTTCGACCTGATCGTGATGGGCGCGACGACTGACGACTACGCCAGCATGCTCGACGTCGGCCGTCGGTTCCTCGACATCGTCGATCGGATCACCCCCACCGTCGCGCAGGCTTACATGCGAGAACTGCGCAGCGTTGCCAGTGAACATCACATGGCGGTACACACGCTGGCATCCGCTCTGCTCGGCGGGCAAGGTATCTCCTCAGCGGCGCGCGAATACGGAATCCCGATCGCGGCATCGTATTTCGTGCTGGCCGTTGCTATCCCACAGCACCGCGACGAACTGATCACGAAACTGGACGCCAAGGTCGTCGGGCGCCGCAAGCTGCGGCGTATCCAGGCGGAGCTCGCCCTCCGGTGTGATGATCAAGCGCTGGCGTTACTCAGTGCCGACGGTGGCACGGTCTTGATCCCGGTGGAGCAGTCCACTGGCGATCGGGTCGAGGAACTCGTCGCCCACCTGTCGCGTGCAGGCCAGGTATCCATCCGTGCCGCCATGGTGCGGTCAGCGACGGACGCGATTCCCGAGGCGACCCATCGAGCGCACGAACTCCTCGACATGGTGCACCGATTGGATCTGATCGGCGGGGTTTACCGCTTCAATGATCTCGTTGTCGAGTACCAGTTGACCCGCCCGGGCCCGGCGCGGGACCGCCTCGAGGCGATCCTGGCCCCCCTAGACGAGCACCCCGAACTCTTCGAAACGCTACGTGTACATATCAGCAACAACCTTAGCCGTCAGAGGACCGCACGCCAGTTGTGCATACACGTCAACACCCTCGACTACCGCTGCAAACGCATCGGCCAACTCACCGGCTTCAACCCCACCCAGTCCCGCGGGCAGTGGTATCTACGCTCGGCCCTGGTGGCCCGCACCTACCGAACAGTTGGTCAACCCGTGTAG